In Mytilus galloprovincialis chromosome 1, xbMytGall1.hap1.1, whole genome shotgun sequence, the following are encoded in one genomic region:
- the LOC143076004 gene encoding protein rolling stone-like: protein MHWKEHFKLKEFGLAYSRPQDFVTLQHGPQILYVIWAALWLAYHLIWILIEAYWSLTNTPGKWMLLLTNLSYLALAFLTLIDFVCCLYVCCLRPDIANGTIKYLPWYIKLQWITLNICGHAAVQVTLLYWVMIATSTKASTINKHGINLVHILLLVMVSAKPIKFQHFYMAVLSSIFYIFVNVMYYLASGQILYQFLNWTKPGTTTVLSLLFIFVSTPLSHFLLFGIYKLRVYLYKKLVTSRYENRYRKEKEEEDFKEITFENGLDKNRNSKEKEKIEIL from the exons CATGGACCACAGATTTTATACGTTATTTGGGCAGCACTTTGGTTAGCCTATCATCTGATATGGATATTGATAGAAGCATACTGGAGTCTAACTAATACACCTGGAAAATGGATGCTGCTCTTGACCAATCTAAGTTACCTGGCTTTGGCATTTTTGACATTGATAGATTTTGTTTGCTGTCTATATGTATGCTGTTTGAGGCCAGATATAGCAAATG gtacaataaaatatttgccatGGTATATTAAACTGCAATGGATTACTTTGAACATCTGTGGACATGCAGCTGTACAAGTTACTCTACTTTATTGGGTTATGATAGCTACAT cTACAAAAGCCTCAACCATAAACAAGCACGGGATAAACCTTGTCCATATATTGCTGCTTGTAATGGTATCAGCTAAACCaatcaaatttcaacatttttatatGGCAGTGCTGTCATCTATCTTTTACATCTTTGTAAACGTAATGTATTACCTGGCCAGTGGACAAATACTCTATCAGTTTTTAAACTGGACAAAGCCTGGAACAACTACAGTTCTGTcgttattatttatatttgtttcaactCCGTTGTCTCATTTCTTATTGTTTGGCATATATAAACTACGTGTGTATCTTTATAAAAAGCTGGTGACTTCAAGATATGAAAATCGGTACCGGAAAGAAAAAGAAGAGGAAGATTTCAAAGAGATAACATTCGAAAACGGACTGGACAAAAATCGCaactcaaaagaaaaagaaaaaatagaaatCCTTTGA